DNA from Mucilaginibacter mallensis:
TGGCAACGGACGGTTGCCAACAATACTCATGTTGCCGATAAATACGTTCCACAGCTGCGGCAATTCATCAATACTTAAATTCCTGATCACGTTGCCAATTTTGGTAATACGCGGATCGTCCTTTATTTTAATGAATGCCGATCCAACCATCGTTTTCCGTGAATCGATATATTGTTTTTCGCACCATCTTACTTTATCAGCATATAGTGGGAATTGGCACTTGCCGTATGAAAGGCAGTCATTACATAAACTATCTGCATCTGCCGCAACTGTTGTTTGTTTATCATTCGCAGCCGCATCAATATTATATTGGTTTAAATGCTTGAGGTCTTTTAGTCTTTGATCAGCATTTACATACATGGAGCGAAATTTGTAAAACTTAAAAACCCGGTAACCGGTACCAACCCTAAATGAATAATAAAATGCCGGGCCCTTTGATTCCAGCTTAATCCACAAATAAACGACCAAAAACACAGGTGATAAACCCAATAAAGCCAAACCCGAGAAAAAGATATCAAATGCGCGTTTACCAAATGGGGTTTTATAAGTGGTAATAGGTTTTGTTTTTAAATTGGTTTTAAGATCAGCCCAATTGTTAATTAAAAAATTAACACGTTTTTCAATATGCTCAAAATTAACAGGCCGGGTAAAAAAATCTGTAATACCGGCGCTCAAAGCAATTTTACGCAAGTTTTTATCCATGTGTTTGCCTATTAATATTACAGGCACAGCAGGCAGGTTTTTTTTATGAAGACTTTCAATAAGGTTTACACCGTATTTACCCAATATGTCGCTTTTCGAGATAATAGCGACTATATTTAAATTTTTCGACTGCCATTCATTAATCAGATCATCATCAGTTTCAAAGTTGATAATTTGCCTTCCTTCAAAATTGCAAGAGTTAATTAATTCAGCATATAATTCAGCATCGAAACGGAGTAATGAAATTATTTGATCGCTTTTTGATGAGGTAGAATCAGTCATAGTGGGCTATCTATTAATCCTTCGTAATATTACTCTCACACGCGCCTCAAGTTCGGCGGGGTTAAATGGCTTAACGATGTAATCGTCGGCACCACTGTTTAAACACATGATCCTTTTTTCAGAGCTATCCTCGCCCGATACTATAATAACCGGTATAGTTTTAAAGAAATCGCTCGCCTGCAGCTGGCTGATCAGTTCAAGACCGTTTAATTTTGAGATATTAAGGTCGGAAATGATCAGATCGGGAATGTTGCCATTTTGTATGGATGTAAGCGCATCCATACCATTAACGCATACTTCCGTTTCATATACATGGCTTAGGAATTGCTTTAAAATAAGCTGCATATATACATCATCTTCAACTATCAGGATTTTGATTTTATTAGCTGGGGGTAAACTCATAGGGAAATTAAAAACGATGTAGCTAAAATAATTAAAATTTTATTGTAAAGAGAAGTTTTATTGAAATGTAGATGTTTTGTTAAACAATTGTTAATGCTTTAATAAGTATAATAACTGTTGTTTATAAAACAACTATTTTTACGAAATATTCATTGTTATTGTTTCTTAATAATTTAATAAAACTAATGGATGAATTTAACTATCTTAATACCTCCATTATATAAACCATTATATGAGTTATAGTAAACCATACAATCTGGCTATGATTTATGCCATTAGTGATAATAACCAGGAGTTTTTTGAACAATTGATCTCCGTATTTGCTGATACTATAAGTAAAGACAATGAATTACTTAAAGAAACCGCAGTAAAAGGCGACTGGCGCGAGGTAGGACAGTTGGCCCACAAGATGAAATCATCGATAGGGCATTTCCAGGTAGATGTATTAAAGGATACCATATTACAACTGGAACACTACCAGAATAGCAGCCCCGATGAACTGAATGCGCATGTACGGGAACTTGACCGTGTAATTAATGATGTGTTAGTAAACTTAAAAGCGGAATTCCCCGAGATATTTAACCAGTAGTTACTTGATGTTAAATAACCGTTTTATCCGAATTACTAATCCTTTTGACATACCTCCGTCTATTTGAATACGGCGATCAGTTGTCCATACTATAGCTTTTGGGCTTGTTACCCTGAAGAGTTTTCCAAATCCCTTTTTATTTAGTTTGAGCGCCAGGTAACCATCCTCATTAGTACCGGGAGGGTGATTAAAGCCATCAACCTGCAAGCCCTGCTCACGCCTGAAGCCGGAATTAAAGCCATAAACGTTCACGGCTTCGGCCTTAAAGTGCTTGTTGTATAGCTTGCTCAGATCAGAGAAATGCTCATAAAAAAAATAAGTAAAACGCCCTGTGCTGCCAACCGGGATAAATGAGAAACGGCCATAAGTTATAGCCACATCATCATTATCAGCCAGGGGCTTAATCATTTCCTCTATCCAATCTTTAGGGTAAATCGTATCTGCATCAGCATTTAAGATGTATTTTCCCTTAGCTTTAGCTAGTCCTGCATTACGTGCAGGTGTGATACCTTGTGTGGTTTCAAGTATACAGGTAACGCCACATGCTTTTACAAGATTTTCTGTGTTATCTTTTGAATTGTTGTTAACCACAATAATCTCAACCGATCTATTGGTAATATTATTACACAACGAGGCCAGGGTAGGTGCTATGGTGGCTTCCTCATTATAGGCGGGCATCACTATAGAAACTTCGGGTTCACCTTTCAATAATTTTTGATAGGCAGCATTAACAACCGGGAGCTTATCAATTGTAAAGTTTTCACCGTTTAAGTAAGTATTGATGTAATGAGGGATAGACAGCGGTCTCATAAAACAATAATACCAAATAAATACAATAGAATTTACCTGTAAGTTATAATCTTTTTAAATGAA
Protein-coding regions in this window:
- a CDS encoding sugar transferase, with product MTDSTSSKSDQIISLLRFDAELYAELINSCNFEGRQIINFETDDDLINEWQSKNLNIVAIISKSDILGKYGVNLIESLHKKNLPAVPVILIGKHMDKNLRKIALSAGITDFFTRPVNFEHIEKRVNFLINNWADLKTNLKTKPITTYKTPFGKRAFDIFFSGLALLGLSPVFLVVYLWIKLESKGPAFYYSFRVGTGYRVFKFYKFRSMYVNADQRLKDLKHLNQYNIDAAANDKQTTVAADADSLCNDCLSYGKCQFPLYADKVRWCEKQYIDSRKTMVGSAFIKIKDDPRITKIGNVIRNLSIDELPQLWNVFIGNMSIVGNRPLPLYEAEKLTTDKYALRFAAPAGITGLWQVEKRGKGDMSEEERLMLDNTYAQNHSLATDLKLIFKTIPALLQKENV
- a CDS encoding glycosyltransferase family 2 protein translates to MRPLSIPHYINTYLNGENFTIDKLPVVNAAYQKLLKGEPEVSIVMPAYNEEATIAPTLASLCNNITNRSVEIIVVNNNSKDNTENLVKACGVTCILETTQGITPARNAGLAKAKGKYILNADADTIYPKDWIEEMIKPLADNDDVAITYGRFSFIPVGSTGRFTYFFYEHFSDLSKLYNKHFKAEAVNVYGFNSGFRREQGLQVDGFNHPPGTNEDGYLALKLNKKGFGKLFRVTSPKAIVWTTDRRIQIDGGMSKGLVIRIKRLFNIK
- a CDS encoding Hpt domain-containing protein, giving the protein MSYSKPYNLAMIYAISDNNQEFFEQLISVFADTISKDNELLKETAVKGDWREVGQLAHKMKSSIGHFQVDVLKDTILQLEHYQNSSPDELNAHVRELDRVINDVLVNLKAEFPEIFNQ